From one Elusimicrobiota bacterium genomic stretch:
- a CDS encoding type IX secretion system membrane protein PorP/SprF, translating into MYRVLKTWLFAVVVLSFTITTCNAAFTEFATSVRAVGLGGSACGLTGDVNNVFGNPAGIFGLVTSQAGVAFYQIAPGVEGGAVTQGMVAFGMPLKAAGITIAGRWLNMSVSGMYAEDTMGIAAAKSVNDKLTVGVEVKLLKASYKGDEVANDVYFSAGTEAQGVALDAGAVFKAMSNIDIGISLKNVNQPNIAINSSAENKAPMIIRAGMAYRLPQKSPGFVTADIVMNPTEGTEISAGIEKNVFMKQLNVRGGVNYIMDTQSSLNCSAGAGFAFGQMEANYAYVFQVMGGLVSYQNHYVGMNFKF; encoded by the coding sequence ATGTATAGAGTATTGAAAACCTGGCTGTTTGCTGTAGTTGTATTGTCTTTTACTATCACAACCTGTAATGCAGCGTTTACCGAGTTCGCTACAAGTGTACGTGCCGTAGGGCTTGGGGGTAGTGCGTGCGGGTTGACGGGTGATGTTAATAATGTGTTTGGTAATCCGGCAGGGATTTTTGGGTTGGTGACATCGCAGGCGGGGGTTGCATTTTACCAAATCGCACCCGGGGTTGAAGGCGGGGCTGTGACACAGGGGATGGTGGCGTTTGGGATGCCGTTAAAGGCGGCTGGTATTACAATCGCCGGTAGGTGGTTGAATATGTCAGTCTCAGGGATGTATGCGGAAGATACTATGGGCATCGCCGCTGCGAAGTCTGTTAACGATAAACTTACTGTCGGGGTGGAAGTTAAATTATTAAAAGCGTCGTATAAAGGTGATGAAGTGGCGAATGACGTGTATTTTTCTGCTGGGACTGAAGCGCAGGGAGTGGCTCTGGATGCCGGTGCCGTGTTTAAGGCAATGTCAAATATTGATATCGGTATTTCGTTGAAGAATGTTAACCAGCCGAATATCGCAATTAATTCGTCTGCTGAAAATAAAGCGCCAATGATTATACGCGCAGGGATGGCGTATCGTTTACCACAGAAGTCGCCGGGGTTTGTTACTGCGGATATTGTTATGAACCCTACGGAAGGTACTGAGATTAGCGCAGGGATTGAAAAAAATGTGTTTATGAAACAGTTAAACGTGCGGGGCGGGGTTAATTATATAATGGATACACAGTCGTCATTGAATTGTTCTGCCGGAGCAGGGTTTGCATTCGGGCAGATGGAAGCGAATTATGCGTATGTTTTTCAGGTAATGGGCGGGTTAGTGTCATACCAGAATCATTATGTTGGAATGAATTTTAAGTTCTAA
- a CDS encoding carboxypeptidase regulatory-like domain-containing protein gives MKKLVAWCGFSVLIIFALLIAGTVEVDAGALTGKNIVCSPGHGWVWNSTLTRWATERGEAQLGMIEDLNNYCIARHVKTYLEDAGAGLHWVRDMSSKNSDKYTGKGPDPSTVTIAANYPWWQISSRYYFYVNRSSENVPATVYSASWASGESSKSLRSRTYYANWKRKEFNKCDLYLSMHSNATSSASSRGVVVLCDNDNNSTDASDYDGGDFNEHTSNITNSYNFAKALAAKQLSIMKTYYDSGWKTTYNALGVWQANWKWWEVRGVQKPSALIEYGFHTNLDDTKALTDEKGRRLLAQATYKGICDYLGITDYELPSTITDLKANTGTAIGTVKIIWTAPGEDGTMQPAKTYVVKYSTSVIDTKTKFNAATTYTQTWVPKKRYAREEYVLSNLTAGVTYYFCVQSKNDTADSSKISNSPSAPAQATAGTGLPTCSVNGTVKDLITKSPISGVSVVVAPDNLTATTGTDGMYSIIGLEGGDYTVSVTVNGYNTESSTFTGVVNTTSTVDFELVVSTYATLWGYLTDKNTGAPVYNAKCQLSGANNISVYSNIDGWYGFGGLAAGGCYLVVTVAGYQTFSQIITLTTGQETRINVILQPYGAGISKGVIVAAVRDASTRAALNGAACLLSPEMTQLVTDASGDARFENLVIGSHTVTVSLGGYKVVVSTCNLTSGATVQLEFAMSPKTGAVGGRVYGTIYDETGLSTIPGAECVLNPGELKTTSDDNGNYEFIDLSTGDYIVSVSKYGYRTSSDTITLESESVELRVNLTEAKGSTLSGRFLDKTSNTGISGLTVTLTKNNVVMIAVTDTDGRFMVSNVRTAGYWQVEVNNMGYKAFSKSVYIELGAQVEINNELEPNESLSNVTLSARVYTPTTTDGVKKDLQIKFNLPVSAGGSPAVKVVIYDIKGRLVKEVSRLSSAASEVTVLWDGTDMSDRAVGSGVYFYQIQYEGKTRSGQVVVAK, from the coding sequence ATGAAGAAACTGGTAGCCTGGTGTGGTTTTAGCGTCTTAATTATTTTTGCGCTATTGATTGCAGGGACAGTAGAGGTTGATGCCGGAGCGTTGACCGGGAAAAATATTGTGTGCAGCCCTGGTCATGGGTGGGTGTGGAATTCAACTCTCACGCGGTGGGCGACGGAACGCGGAGAGGCGCAGTTAGGGATGATTGAAGATTTGAATAATTACTGCATTGCACGGCATGTGAAGACGTATCTCGAAGATGCTGGCGCTGGGCTTCACTGGGTTAGGGATATGAGTTCTAAGAATAGCGATAAGTATACAGGGAAAGGGCCGGATCCGTCAACTGTGACAATCGCAGCAAATTATCCGTGGTGGCAAATAAGTTCACGGTATTATTTTTATGTAAATCGTTCCAGTGAGAATGTACCGGCTACGGTTTACAGCGCGTCCTGGGCGTCAGGGGAAAGTAGTAAGAGTTTGCGCAGCCGCACGTATTATGCTAACTGGAAACGTAAGGAATTTAATAAGTGCGATCTGTATCTTTCCATGCATTCAAATGCTACCAGTTCCGCTTCATCACGCGGGGTAGTGGTATTGTGCGATAATGATAATAATTCTACTGATGCGTCAGATTATGACGGCGGGGATTTTAATGAGCATACGTCAAATATTACAAATAGTTATAATTTTGCGAAAGCTTTGGCAGCAAAGCAGCTTAGTATTATGAAAACGTACTATGATTCCGGGTGGAAGACTACCTACAATGCGCTTGGGGTGTGGCAGGCGAACTGGAAATGGTGGGAAGTGCGCGGGGTGCAGAAGCCAAGTGCGTTGATCGAGTACGGGTTTCATACAAATTTGGACGATACAAAAGCGTTAACCGACGAAAAAGGAAGAAGGTTACTCGCACAGGCAACTTATAAAGGTATCTGCGATTATCTTGGAATTACGGATTATGAATTGCCTTCTACAATTACTGACCTTAAGGCAAATACGGGGACGGCTATTGGTACAGTTAAGATTATATGGACCGCACCGGGGGAAGATGGTACGATGCAGCCGGCAAAAACGTATGTCGTTAAGTATTCTACCAGTGTGATTGATACTAAAACTAAATTTAATGCTGCAACGACGTATACCCAAACCTGGGTTCCCAAAAAAAGGTATGCTAGGGAAGAGTATGTGTTGAGTAATCTTACTGCTGGAGTGACGTACTATTTTTGTGTTCAATCAAAAAATGATACCGCTGATTCTTCAAAAATATCAAATTCACCATCAGCACCTGCACAGGCAACAGCAGGGACGGGCTTGCCTACCTGCAGTGTTAATGGTACCGTCAAGGACTTAATCACAAAATCGCCGATCTCTGGAGTTTCAGTGGTTGTGGCTCCGGATAATCTTACGGCTACAACGGGGACGGATGGGATGTATAGTATTATCGGATTGGAAGGCGGGGATTATACTGTTAGCGTAACTGTAAACGGGTATAATACCGAAAGTTCTACATTTACCGGCGTGGTTAATACTACTTCGACAGTAGATTTTGAGCTTGTCGTCAGTACCTACGCGACACTATGGGGGTATCTTACAGATAAAAATACAGGGGCACCGGTGTATAATGCCAAGTGCCAGCTTTCCGGAGCGAATAATATCAGCGTGTATTCCAATATTGACGGATGGTACGGGTTTGGAGGTTTAGCAGCAGGCGGGTGTTATCTGGTAGTCACGGTTGCGGGGTATCAGACTTTTAGTCAAATAATTACTCTTACTACCGGGCAGGAGACACGGATAAACGTTATTCTTCAACCGTATGGTGCTGGGATTAGTAAGGGTGTAATCGTTGCGGCTGTACGTGATGCGTCTACCCGCGCAGCGCTTAACGGTGCAGCGTGTTTACTGAGCCCGGAAATGACACAGCTTGTTACCGATGCATCAGGAGATGCGAGGTTCGAAAATCTTGTTATCGGGAGTCATACTGTGACAGTTTCTCTCGGTGGGTATAAAGTTGTTGTGTCAACCTGTAACCTGACTTCCGGGGCAACCGTGCAATTGGAGTTTGCTATGTCTCCTAAAACAGGGGCTGTGGGGGGTAGGGTTTACGGTACAATTTATGATGAAACTGGGTTGTCAACAATTCCCGGTGCGGAGTGTGTATTGAATCCGGGAGAACTTAAAACTACGTCGGATGATAACGGGAATTATGAGTTTATTGATCTTAGTACCGGCGATTATATAGTGTCGGTTAGTAAATATGGATACCGTACAAGTTCGGATACTATTACGCTTGAAAGTGAAAGTGTTGAACTACGGGTAAATTTAACCGAAGCAAAAGGGAGTACACTAAGCGGGCGTTTTCTTGATAAAACAAGTAATACTGGTATTTCAGGGTTAACTGTGACACTTACAAAAAATAATGTGGTGATGATAGCTGTGACTGATACCGATGGAAGGTTCATGGTTAGTAATGTACGTACTGCCGGGTATTGGCAGGTGGAAGTTAATAATATGGGTTACAAAGCGTTCAGTAAAAGTGTGTATATTGAACTTGGCGCACAGGTGGAGATTAATAATGAACTTGAACCTAATGAATCGTTGTCAAACGTTACTCTAAGCGCGAGAGTTTATACTCCCACAACAACGGATGGTGTTAAGAAGGATTTACAGATTAAGTTTAATCTTCCCGTGAGTGCGGGGGGTAGTCCCGCGGTTAAGGTTGTTATATACGATATCAAAGGTAGGTTAGTGAAGGAAGTTAGCCGGTTATCCTCCGCAGCAAGTGAAGTCACTGTGTTATGGGATGGGACGGATATGTCTGACCGCGCGGTGGGTAGCGGTGTGTATTTTTATCAAATACAATATGAAGGGAAAACGCGTAGCGGGCAGGTAGTAGTGGCTAAGTAA
- a CDS encoding carboxypeptidase regulatory-like domain-containing protein has protein sequence MGILRFRRNGLSLILTVLFVLTAGGDVIYGGVLAGRHIVISPGHGWQWNPNDLATTLDWYTERTAQQLGLIEDFNNHCIARHVKAYLDDASALTHTVRDMNPGTMELIYTGQGPNTAIVTKPCHYPRWQVGTRYYFHGNFYGENVPAAVYDPAYGTGTEKNKCLRSRTYYANWLRKQYNKCDLYLGIHSNASSTQPAPRGTVVLCDNDNNSNSASDYDGGDFSEHTLNITNSYNFAKKLAAQVVAMLKTYYDPTWAPIYNAYGVWQADYKWWETRGVQKPSATIEYGFHTSVDDSRALLDEKARRLMALGAYKGICDYFGVTDYDLPSVVTDLRVYPGNGVGQVRITWTAPGEDGTYQPAKLYVLKYSTASIDSTVKFTAAKTYTQSWLPKKRYSREEYVLSNLLAGVTYYFCLQSKNDTNDTSKISNCTSVAAQAVAGANVPVGTVKGKVVDLVTKMPVVAAELLVSPENIGVTPGVDGGYAVSGLSEGENTVTVTAQGYITVSSTTWVVAGATVSINFELLLSTYATLTGIVRDKSSGAGIYNARVQLAGTGNVSVNTDINGWYGVGRLATGAYYLTISCDGYQSGSQIVTLSAGNETAVNMQLTPLGAGVSKGVVTGTVKIAGTSGYISGAACTLYPEIITVVTDGAGIYRFGNIVVGSHTVTVVYGGYQTLASTCALVSGATVYLDFGLSAGNTQSGGRLFGVVSAGSEDVIISGAVCTLQPGNYGTTSMDDGSYVFTGLSTGTYVLSVSKTGYRASAETVVMNEYIMEFNVTLVQQRSSVISGRVFNKNTGNGAGGLIVNAVKGNTARTVVTDEDGRYRIENISEAGYWTLTVGSVGYKEVSSNLYVSISGELFQNFELVPFESLENIVISAKVFTPVDTNGSKKSLRISFSSDTGDTVNAKVVVYDIRGRVVKELEKDSSSAEVNALWDGTDNSGREVSSGVYFYQIEAGGKVRNGKVVVAK, from the coding sequence GTGGGTATACTGCGGTTTAGGAGAAACGGGTTATCTCTAATATTAACTGTTTTATTCGTGCTTACCGCCGGTGGGGATGTTATTTACGGCGGTGTGCTGGCGGGAAGGCATATTGTTATCAGTCCGGGGCATGGGTGGCAGTGGAACCCTAATGATTTAGCCACAACACTGGATTGGTATACCGAACGTACAGCGCAGCAGCTTGGGCTGATTGAAGATTTTAATAATCACTGTATCGCACGGCATGTAAAGGCGTATCTCGATGATGCAAGTGCGTTGACGCATACTGTGCGGGATATGAATCCCGGGACAATGGAACTTATCTACACCGGACAGGGGCCAAACACTGCTATTGTAACAAAACCGTGCCATTATCCGCGGTGGCAGGTGGGGACAAGATATTATTTTCATGGAAATTTTTATGGTGAGAACGTTCCTGCTGCAGTATATGACCCTGCTTACGGGACTGGTACAGAAAAAAATAAGTGTTTACGCAGCCGTACGTATTACGCAAACTGGTTGAGGAAGCAGTATAATAAATGCGATCTTTATCTGGGTATACACTCTAATGCTTCAAGTACGCAGCCGGCGCCACGGGGAACTGTAGTGTTGTGCGATAATGATAATAATTCTAACAGCGCGTCGGATTATGATGGCGGAGATTTTTCTGAGCATACATTAAATATCACGAATAGTTATAATTTTGCAAAAAAACTTGCTGCACAGGTTGTCGCGATGTTGAAAACTTATTACGACCCAACCTGGGCGCCGATATATAATGCCTATGGTGTATGGCAGGCGGATTATAAGTGGTGGGAGACACGGGGTGTACAAAAACCTAGTGCCACGATTGAGTACGGGTTTCATACAAGCGTTGATGATTCCAGGGCGTTACTTGACGAGAAAGCGCGGAGGTTGATGGCGCTGGGGGCATACAAAGGTATCTGCGATTATTTTGGGGTTACGGATTATGATTTACCGTCAGTAGTGACAGACTTGCGTGTGTATCCAGGTAACGGTGTCGGGCAGGTGCGTATAACGTGGACTGCGCCGGGGGAGGATGGGACATATCAACCGGCAAAGCTCTATGTTCTTAAATATTCTACCGCGAGTATTGACTCTACGGTAAAGTTTACCGCCGCAAAAACGTATACTCAGTCGTGGTTGCCAAAAAAACGGTATAGTAGAGAAGAGTATGTCTTGAGTAATCTTTTAGCCGGGGTGACTTACTATTTTTGTTTGCAGTCAAAGAATGATACAAATGATACTTCTAAAATTTCAAATTGTACGTCGGTAGCAGCACAGGCGGTTGCCGGTGCGAATGTGCCTGTTGGCACGGTTAAAGGAAAGGTTGTGGATTTGGTTACTAAGATGCCAGTGGTTGCTGCAGAACTGCTGGTTTCACCTGAAAATATTGGGGTTACTCCCGGGGTTGACGGGGGATACGCGGTCAGCGGGTTGAGTGAGGGTGAGAATACTGTTACTGTTACGGCTCAAGGGTATATCACCGTATCGTCAACTACATGGGTAGTTGCGGGAGCGACGGTATCCATAAATTTTGAGCTTCTGTTGAGTACGTATGCGACGTTGACCGGGATAGTCAGGGATAAAAGTTCAGGGGCGGGAATTTATAACGCAAGAGTGCAGTTAGCAGGAACTGGTAATGTTAGCGTAAATACGGATATTAACGGTTGGTATGGTGTTGGTAGATTGGCAACCGGGGCGTATTATCTTACAATTTCATGTGATGGATATCAGTCCGGGAGTCAGATTGTGACATTAAGCGCAGGGAATGAAACTGCGGTGAATATGCAGTTAACCCCATTAGGTGCAGGGGTCAGTAAAGGTGTTGTCACCGGAACTGTAAAGATTGCCGGAACGAGCGGGTATATTTCCGGCGCGGCGTGTACATTATACCCTGAAATTATTACTGTTGTGACGGATGGTGCCGGGATTTACCGGTTTGGCAATATTGTTGTCGGGAGTCATACGGTAACGGTTGTATACGGCGGGTACCAAACTTTAGCGTCGACCTGCGCACTGGTTTCCGGTGCAACTGTATACCTTGATTTTGGTTTATCAGCGGGTAATACGCAGTCCGGGGGTAGGTTGTTTGGTGTAGTAAGTGCCGGGAGCGAGGATGTTATTATTTCCGGTGCGGTGTGTACGCTGCAACCAGGGAATTATGGTACAACTAGTATGGATGACGGGAGTTATGTGTTTACTGGATTATCCACAGGAACGTATGTTTTATCCGTCAGTAAGACTGGGTATCGTGCAAGTGCGGAAACTGTTGTGATGAATGAGTATATAATGGAATTTAATGTTACGCTTGTCCAGCAGAGGAGCAGCGTTATCAGCGGAAGGGTGTTTAACAAAAATACTGGGAACGGGGCAGGCGGGTTGATAGTAAATGCTGTTAAAGGTAATACCGCCAGAACTGTTGTTACTGATGAGGATGGGCGGTATCGTATTGAAAATATAAGTGAAGCCGGATACTGGACGTTGACTGTCGGGAGCGTGGGGTATAAGGAAGTTAGTTCTAATTTATACGTATCAATCAGCGGTGAATTATTTCAAAATTTTGAGCTTGTGCCGTTTGAGAGTTTGGAGAATATAGTTATCAGCGCGAAGGTTTTTACGCCGGTGGATACAAATGGTAGTAAAAAAAGTTTGAGGATAAGTTTTAGTTCAGATACCGGCGATACTGTCAATGCTAAAGTTGTTGTTTATGATATTCGCGGGAGGGTAGTTAAGGAGTTGGAAAAAGATTCTTCCAGCGCTGAGGTTAACGCGTTATGGGATGGGACGGATAATTCAGGGCGTGAGGTTTCAAGTGGGGTGTATTTTTATCAGATTGAAGCTGGGGGTAAGGTTAGAAACGGTAAAGTTGTTGTCGCTAAGTGA
- a CDS encoding GerMN domain-containing protein — MSNVKKLFAVGVGMVVAVTGIVAGVSLLAAAGAGNNAVAGKVVKAPLVVKQSSSAVAVSTAPVSDAVPPIPAGNNKYKISFMKDSYPGDLEREAPAAEDLPADPVERTKYIIKEWLQGPTDEEKALGYTTLISTGAWIKSCVFNKNEDGYYVVEIDFSTEILKNLDEEKIWFIHDQMAYMLTSMGMDNIVGTKMTVGGRALASYLEGNKRKE, encoded by the coding sequence ATGAGTAACGTAAAAAAGTTGTTTGCCGTAGGCGTAGGGATGGTAGTTGCAGTAACGGGGATAGTGGCAGGGGTTTCATTGTTGGCAGCTGCTGGTGCGGGTAATAACGCAGTAGCGGGTAAGGTGGTTAAAGCGCCGCTCGTAGTTAAACAAAGCAGTAGTGCGGTTGCTGTAAGTACAGCGCCTGTTTCAGATGCTGTTCCTCCGATACCTGCAGGGAATAATAAGTATAAGATTTCTTTTATGAAGGACTCGTATCCCGGTGATTTGGAACGCGAAGCGCCGGCAGCGGAAGATTTACCTGCGGATCCCGTAGAACGCACGAAATATATTATTAAAGAATGGTTACAGGGGCCGACTGACGAAGAGAAAGCGCTGGGATATACTACGTTGATTAGTACCGGTGCTTGGATTAAGTCGTGTGTATTTAATAAAAATGAAGACGGGTATTACGTTGTAGAGATAGATTTTAGTACGGAAATCTTAAAGAATCTGGATGAAGAAAAAATTTGGTTCATTCATGACCAGATGGCGTATATGCTTACCTCCATGGGAATGGATAATATTGTCGGGACTAAGATGACTGTCGGGGGTAGGGCGTTAGCGTCGTATCTTGAAGGTAATAAACGGAAGGAGTAG
- a CDS encoding carboxypeptidase regulatory-like domain-containing protein: MLAVKRLFAVGVMVLPLFLSPVPVSAELPLEGRVFAVNPGHGMLWETALTPDAFTTERGASFGGIEDYSNPMHTWHIMNYILESGGATAYQVREYYNYNNSSVKYGLSHPYAGAENQPLFRMTAPYWMKKDPLGLLIPETVHRTTYYYTNPTGAGAANEKNRSNRSRPFFANWLMKDKLGRCDAMITVHTNAASGTARGTLMLIDGDNNSDDAEDYDGTDMAEHTAIYSKAKTLSTTVLNKVVSQLQSYVDPTWSKNGSSGFLYRTFSYAENRYTKTPYAMLEAGFHDNAIDGPQMITDRWNMIFGQSVYKALCDYFKATDYNLPSQITDLVAAPGFAAGQVRLVWTAPGEDGTLGSASAYIVKYSASAITSTTTFNAATTYTQTWIPKKRRSREEYILTGFTPGNTYHFSVRSKNFTNDTSRVSNPVSAVVSNSTGVAVGKISGTVKGLMTDEGIAATVTRDPDGSSMLASSGGVFAFNDLFAGSYSITAAAAGYTSSTTVCAVVAGGTTTVVISLSGGTYGMITGKVTDSVLSVELSGVKVTDVTGGGIAYTDNDGVYKLVKLSAGAHQISFQYSNYATKSKLVVVTAGQVTTSDETLVSTGGSTYGVITGTIKNSQNSQLISNAVCVLSPESLQKLTNGEGVYRFENVVMGSHTVTVSYGGFITKAVSTNLAPGATATLNINLVPDGSGGSETKIYGKVLLSGTTTAIYDADIILYLDSVQVGSALKSGSDGSYEFGDLSPGSYVLAVSKNGYESARVDITLVANEAKVVNASLTKSEVSELSGVVKDKSTQQPIAGVAVKLTKSLIEKTAVTGSDGVFSFTSLNFTSCKLSFSKVGYDYKEMNVTLVLGMPKNVAVELTQKGNLEEVKVKAVYIPVSSDGTENLLPMKFNLSSGNELAAVKIYDIKGRMVKNVEDIQTNGAEVTATWNGTDSAGRKVASGVYFYQIESGGKVRSGRVLVAK, from the coding sequence ATGTTGGCAGTAAAACGTTTATTTGCAGTAGGAGTGATGGTATTACCGTTGTTTTTGTCGCCGGTACCAGTGTCTGCGGAATTGCCTCTCGAAGGACGGGTTTTTGCGGTTAATCCCGGGCATGGTATGCTCTGGGAGACTGCGTTGACCCCTGATGCGTTCACTACGGAACGCGGGGCGTCATTCGGCGGGATTGAGGATTATTCTAATCCTATGCATACCTGGCATATTATGAACTACATACTTGAAAGCGGCGGGGCTACGGCGTATCAGGTTCGGGAGTATTATAATTACAACAATAGCAGTGTTAAGTACGGGCTCTCTCATCCATATGCAGGGGCGGAAAATCAGCCGTTGTTCAGAATGACTGCGCCGTATTGGATGAAGAAGGATCCGTTGGGATTATTAATCCCGGAGACTGTGCACCGGACAACGTATTATTATACCAACCCTACCGGCGCAGGGGCGGCAAATGAAAAAAACCGTTCTAACCGTTCACGTCCGTTTTTTGCGAACTGGTTAATGAAAGACAAGCTTGGGCGGTGCGATGCTATGATCACTGTACATACAAACGCAGCATCCGGTACAGCTCGGGGGACGTTGATGTTGATTGACGGGGATAATAATTCGGATGATGCTGAGGATTATGATGGTACTGATATGGCGGAACATACCGCAATTTATAGTAAGGCGAAGACGTTGTCAACTACTGTTCTAAATAAGGTTGTGTCGCAGCTTCAGAGTTATGTTGATCCTACCTGGTCAAAAAATGGTTCCAGCGGGTTCCTGTACCGCACATTTTCGTATGCTGAAAATAGGTATACAAAAACGCCGTATGCTATGCTCGAAGCGGGCTTCCATGATAACGCGATTGACGGGCCGCAGATGATTACTGACCGGTGGAATATGATCTTCGGGCAATCGGTGTATAAAGCGTTATGCGATTATTTTAAGGCAACTGATTATAATTTGCCGTCACAGATCACTGATCTCGTTGCGGCACCGGGTTTTGCTGCCGGGCAGGTGAGGTTAGTATGGACCGCACCAGGAGAAGACGGGACTCTGGGGTCTGCTTCAGCGTATATCGTGAAATATTCAGCAAGCGCTATCACCAGTACTACTACGTTTAATGCTGCAACTACGTATACTCAAACATGGATTCCTAAAAAACGGCGTTCACGGGAGGAGTATATCCTTACGGGGTTCACTCCGGGGAATACGTACCATTTTTCTGTACGGTCAAAAAATTTTACGAATGATACTTCACGCGTGTCTAATCCTGTCTCCGCTGTTGTCTCCAATTCCACCGGCGTGGCGGTAGGGAAAATATCTGGGACTGTAAAAGGGTTGATGACAGATGAAGGTATTGCTGCGACAGTTACACGTGATCCCGACGGGAGTAGTATGCTGGCGTCTTCCGGAGGAGTATTTGCTTTTAATGACCTTTTTGCTGGGAGTTATTCAATCACCGCAGCGGCGGCAGGGTATACATCCTCAACTACTGTCTGCGCTGTAGTGGCTGGGGGTACTACGACAGTAGTGATTTCATTATCCGGGGGGACTTACGGGATGATTACCGGGAAGGTTACGGATAGTGTCCTCTCTGTAGAGTTAAGCGGTGTAAAGGTTACGGATGTTACCGGCGGGGGGATCGCTTATACTGATAATGACGGGGTGTATAAACTTGTAAAACTTTCAGCAGGGGCGCATCAGATTAGTTTCCAGTATAGTAACTACGCAACGAAGAGTAAGCTTGTGGTGGTGACTGCAGGACAGGTGACAACCTCAGATGAAACACTGGTTTCTACCGGAGGGTCTACCTACGGGGTTATTACCGGGACAATTAAGAACTCACAGAATTCGCAGTTAATCTCCAACGCTGTGTGTGTGTTAAGCCCGGAGAGTTTGCAGAAGCTGACCAACGGCGAGGGTGTGTACCGGTTTGAAAATGTTGTTATGGGGAGCCATACGGTTACCGTGAGTTACGGCGGGTTTATTACTAAAGCTGTTAGTACAAACCTTGCGCCCGGTGCAACGGCGACATTAAACATTAACCTCGTTCCCGATGGCAGCGGGGGGAGTGAGACAAAGATTTACGGGAAAGTTTTACTATCCGGAACCACTACGGCTATATATGATGCGGATATTATCTTGTATCTCGATAGCGTGCAGGTTGGGAGTGCGTTGAAGTCGGGAAGTGATGGTTCATACGAGTTCGGTGACTTAAGTCCCGGGAGTTATGTTCTTGCGGTGTCCAAGAACGGGTACGAATCCGCAAGAGTTGATATAACCCTGGTTGCTAATGAAGCAAAGGTTGTGAATGCCAGCCTCACAAAAAGCGAGGTCAGTGAGTTAAGCGGTGTGGTTAAGGATAAGAGTACGCAGCAGCCGATAGCGGGTGTTGCTGTGAAGCTTACAAAGAGTTTAATTGAGAAAACTGCGGTGACGGGTTCTGACGGGGTGTTTAGTTTTACGAGTTTAAACTTTACCAGCTGTAAGTTGTCATTCAGTAAAGTGGGGTATGATTATAAAGAAATGAATGTTACCCTTGTACTTGGGATGCCGAAAAATGTTGCGGTTGAGCTTACGCAAAAGGGTAATCTTGAGGAAGTAAAGGTTAAGGCGGTGTATATACCGGTATCTTCCGACGGGACAGAAAATTTGTTGCCAATGAAGTTTAATCTTTCGTCCGGGAATGAACTTGCTGCAGTGAAAATTTATGATATTAAAGGGCGTATGGTTAAGAACGTTGAAGATATACAAACTAACGGGGCGGAGGTTACTGCTACTTGGAATGGTACGGATTCTGCCGGGAGGAAGGTTGCCAGCGGGGTGTATTTTTATCAGATAGAGTCCGGTGGGAAAGTAAGAAGCGGGAGAGTGTTGGTCGCTAAATAA